A genomic stretch from Pyxidicoccus xibeiensis includes:
- a CDS encoding aldehyde dehydrogenase (NADP(+)), whose amino-acid sequence MEWMGLSLIGAGRGEPGGPTFTGWNPAEGVALEPRYHGAHPHEVERACQLAQDAAPGFGALSSRQRASFLEHVAEALLAAEAGFLAVTPRETGLPPARIQGELGRAAGQFRQFARLLEEGSWVDARIDHALPERRPLPRPDLRSMLRPVGPVAVFGASNFPLAFSVAGGDTASALAAGCPVVAKAHPAHPATSELAGLAVRAAVVACGLPEGVFSLLFDAGIEVGRALVRHPAIRAVGFTGSRAGGRALMELAAARPVPIPVFAEMGSINPIFLLPEALAARPEALADALAASIVQGTGQFCTSPGLLVAVEGPGYDAFRARLSERLGAVSAAPMLTPAIAERFREGVGRLAARPDARTCVRGESRNALGAPALFEVDTGAVLADAALTDEVFGSCAVLTRAREPKDLVRVAASLEGQLTATLLLEPGDHALAAELLPMLADRVGRVLVNGVPTGVEVCPAMVHGGPFPASSDGRFTAVGTGAIRRFVRPVCFQDLPEPLLPTELRESNPLNLWRTVDGVLTRG is encoded by the coding sequence ATGGAATGGATGGGACTGTCCCTGATTGGCGCCGGACGCGGTGAGCCCGGCGGGCCGACCTTCACCGGCTGGAACCCGGCGGAGGGCGTCGCGCTGGAGCCCCGCTATCACGGCGCGCACCCTCACGAGGTGGAGCGGGCCTGCCAGCTCGCGCAGGACGCCGCACCCGGCTTCGGTGCCCTGTCCTCGCGCCAGCGCGCCAGCTTCCTGGAGCATGTCGCCGAGGCCCTGCTGGCGGCCGAGGCCGGTTTCCTGGCCGTCACGCCGCGCGAGACGGGACTGCCTCCCGCGCGCATCCAGGGCGAGCTGGGCCGCGCCGCGGGCCAGTTCCGCCAGTTCGCCCGCCTCCTCGAGGAGGGAAGCTGGGTGGACGCGCGCATCGACCATGCCCTGCCCGAGCGCCGCCCCCTGCCCCGGCCGGACCTGCGCTCCATGCTGCGCCCGGTGGGGCCGGTCGCGGTGTTCGGCGCCAGCAACTTCCCGCTCGCCTTCTCCGTGGCCGGCGGGGACACCGCTTCGGCGCTGGCCGCGGGCTGTCCCGTCGTCGCCAAGGCGCACCCCGCCCACCCGGCCACGTCCGAGCTCGCGGGCCTGGCGGTGCGCGCCGCCGTGGTCGCCTGCGGGCTGCCCGAGGGTGTGTTCTCGCTCCTGTTCGACGCCGGCATCGAGGTGGGCCGCGCCCTGGTGCGCCACCCCGCCATCCGGGCCGTGGGCTTCACCGGGTCGCGCGCCGGTGGCCGCGCGCTGATGGAGCTGGCCGCCGCCCGTCCCGTCCCCATCCCCGTCTTCGCGGAGATGGGCTCCATCAACCCCATCTTCCTCCTGCCCGAGGCCCTGGCCGCGCGTCCCGAGGCGCTCGCGGACGCGCTGGCTGCCTCCATCGTCCAGGGCACGGGCCAGTTCTGCACCTCGCCCGGGCTGCTCGTGGCGGTGGAGGGCCCGGGCTACGACGCCTTCCGGGCCCGCCTCAGCGAGCGGCTCGGCGCCGTCTCCGCCGCGCCCATGCTGACGCCCGCCATCGCCGAGCGCTTCCGCGAGGGCGTGGGCCGGCTCGCCGCGCGCCCGGATGCACGGACGTGCGTGCGCGGTGAGTCGCGCAACGCCCTGGGCGCCCCGGCCCTGTTCGAGGTGGACACGGGCGCGGTGCTGGCGGACGCGGCGCTGACGGACGAGGTGTTCGGGAGCTGCGCGGTGCTGACCCGCGCCCGGGAGCCGAAGGACCTGGTGCGCGTGGCGGCGAGCCTGGAGGGCCAGCTCACCGCGACGCTGCTCCTCGAGCCGGGAGACCATGCCCTGGCGGCGGAGCTGCTGCCCATGCTGGCGGACCGGGTGGGCCGCGTGCTGGTGAACGGCGTGCCCACGGGCGTGGAGGTCTGCCCCGCCATGGTGCACGGCGGCCCCTTCCCGGCCAGCTCGGATGGCCGCTTCACCGCCGTGGGCACCGGAGCCATCCGCCGCTTCGTCCGGCCCGTCTGCTTCCAGGACCTGCCCGAGCCCCTGCTGCCCACCGAGCTGCGCGAGTCCAACCCGCTGAACCTCTGGCGCACCGTG
- a CDS encoding dihydrodipicolinate synthase family protein, with product MSLWTGVLPAITTAFNADLSVDHGAVRAHVRWLVSRGCTGIIPCGSLGEGATLSLEEKAALMRTVTDAVKAPVIPGIAALSTAEAVRLAKAAEDAGCAGLMVLPPYVYSSDWREMKAHLAAVLRATKLPCLIYNNPVAYRTDFTPPYLAELAAEFDNAAAVKESSTDARRITGIRALLGDRLTLGVGVDDCLVEGVEAGAKFWVAGLVNAFPDESVRLFELAAAGKKDAAFALYRWFLPLLRLDTVTKFVQLIKLVQQEQGWGHERVRPPRLELAGAEREECLRVLREALASRPAL from the coding sequence ATGAGCCTCTGGACCGGTGTCCTTCCCGCCATCACCACTGCCTTCAACGCGGACCTGTCCGTCGACCACGGCGCGGTGCGCGCGCACGTGCGCTGGCTCGTGTCGCGCGGCTGTACCGGCATCATCCCCTGCGGCTCGCTGGGCGAGGGCGCGACGCTGAGCCTGGAGGAGAAGGCCGCGCTGATGCGCACCGTCACGGACGCGGTGAAGGCCCCCGTCATCCCGGGCATCGCCGCGCTCTCCACCGCCGAGGCCGTGCGGCTGGCGAAGGCCGCCGAGGACGCGGGCTGCGCGGGCCTCATGGTGCTGCCGCCCTACGTCTATTCCAGCGACTGGCGAGAGATGAAGGCCCACCTGGCCGCCGTGCTCCGCGCCACGAAGCTGCCGTGCCTCATCTACAACAACCCCGTGGCCTACCGGACGGACTTCACCCCGCCCTACCTGGCCGAGCTGGCCGCGGAGTTCGACAACGCCGCCGCCGTGAAGGAGTCCTCCACCGACGCCCGGCGCATCACCGGCATCCGCGCCCTGCTGGGCGACAGGCTGACGCTGGGCGTGGGCGTGGATGACTGCCTCGTGGAGGGCGTGGAGGCCGGCGCGAAGTTCTGGGTCGCGGGCCTGGTGAATGCCTTCCCGGACGAGTCGGTGCGGCTGTTCGAGCTGGCGGCCGCCGGCAAGAAGGACGCGGCCTTCGCGCTGTACCGCTGGTTCCTGCCGCTGCTGCGGCTGGACACCGTGACGAAGTTCGTCCAGCTCATCAAGCTGGTGCAGCAGGAGCAGGGCTGGGGCCACGAGCGCGTGCGCCCGCCCCGGCTGGAGCTGGCCGGCGCAGAGCGCGAGGAGTGCCTGCGCGTGCTGCGCGAGGCGCTGGCGAGCCGCCCGGCCCTGTAG
- a CDS encoding NAD(P)/FAD-dependent oxidoreductase — protein sequence MREACDLVVVGAGPGGLAAACRAAEAGLDVLVLDQQPEPGGQIWRGEARKREHRLARRWLSRFAASGARFRPGARVVAAPEPGLLLVEEGTSSLAVRYGRLVLATGARERFLPFPGWTLPGVLGVSGLQVLVKDGLPIQGKRVVLAGTGPLLLAAAATIQAHGGDVLFIAEQAPAARHWGFALQLWRHPGKLLQGAALAAGLVGVPSATDAWVLAAQGERRLESVRLSVRGRETQLACDYLGAAWGLVPNLELARLLGCEVVRGAVVVNDRLETRVPRVQAVGELLGIGGVDQALVTGELAGLVAAEQPVPSALDTSWQRIRAFATALALHDAPRPELRALATPDTLVCRCEDVPLSELEGCGNLREARLYARLGMGACQGRTCGAAAETLFGWAGEDVRPPCLPARIGSLRLPPEPPPTPKRES from the coding sequence ATGCGTGAGGCCTGTGACCTCGTCGTAGTCGGTGCCGGGCCGGGTGGGCTTGCCGCCGCGTGCCGTGCGGCCGAGGCAGGCCTGGACGTGCTCGTCCTGGACCAGCAGCCGGAGCCCGGTGGGCAGATCTGGCGTGGCGAGGCCCGGAAGCGTGAGCACCGGCTGGCCCGGCGGTGGCTGTCGCGCTTCGCCGCCTCGGGCGCCCGCTTCCGCCCCGGAGCCCGCGTCGTCGCAGCGCCCGAGCCGGGCCTGCTGCTCGTCGAAGAGGGCACGTCCTCGCTCGCGGTGCGCTACGGCCGGCTGGTGCTCGCCACGGGCGCGCGAGAGCGCTTCCTCCCCTTCCCCGGCTGGACGCTGCCGGGGGTGCTGGGCGTCAGTGGCCTCCAGGTGCTCGTGAAGGACGGCCTCCCCATCCAGGGCAAGCGCGTGGTGCTCGCCGGCACGGGGCCGCTGCTGCTCGCCGCCGCCGCGACGATTCAGGCCCACGGCGGCGACGTCCTCTTCATCGCCGAGCAGGCCCCCGCCGCGCGGCACTGGGGCTTCGCCCTCCAGCTCTGGCGCCACCCGGGCAAGCTGCTCCAGGGCGCCGCGCTGGCGGCGGGACTCGTGGGTGTGCCCTCCGCCACGGATGCCTGGGTGCTCGCGGCGCAGGGCGAGCGGAGGCTCGAGAGCGTCCGCCTCTCCGTGCGCGGCCGTGAGACGCAGCTTGCGTGTGACTACCTGGGCGCGGCCTGGGGCCTCGTGCCCAACCTGGAGCTGGCGCGGCTGCTGGGCTGCGAAGTCGTGCGCGGCGCGGTGGTCGTCAACGACCGGCTGGAGACCCGCGTCCCCCGCGTGCAGGCCGTGGGCGAGCTGCTCGGCATCGGCGGCGTGGACCAGGCGCTCGTCACCGGGGAGCTTGCCGGCCTCGTCGCCGCGGAGCAGCCCGTCCCCAGCGCGCTGGACACCTCCTGGCAGCGCATCCGCGCCTTCGCGACCGCGCTCGCCCTGCATGACGCGCCCCGCCCGGAGCTGCGGGCCCTGGCCACGCCGGACACGCTGGTGTGCCGCTGCGAGGACGTGCCGCTCTCCGAGCTGGAGGGCTGCGGCAACCTCCGCGAGGCCCGGCTCTATGCGCGCCTGGGCATGGGCGCCTGCCAGGGCCGCACCTGTGGCGCCGCCGCGGAGACACTCTTCGGCTGGGCCGGCGAGGACGTGCGCCCGCCCTGCCTGCCCGCACGCATCGGCAGCCTCCGCCTTCCTCCTGAACCCCCACCCACCCCAAAGAGAGAGTCATGA
- a CDS encoding (2Fe-2S)-binding protein codes for MRDGASLTLRINGRVVTVPVGTSVAAALALAGDFVSRGDLGGRPRGPLCGMGVCFECRATIDGVPEVLACLTPCRDGQEVVTDA; via the coding sequence ATGCGTGACGGCGCGTCCCTCACCCTGCGCATCAATGGTCGGGTCGTCACCGTCCCGGTGGGCACATCGGTGGCCGCGGCCCTCGCGCTGGCCGGAGACTTCGTCAGCCGCGGCGACCTGGGCGGACGGCCTCGCGGCCCCCTGTGCGGCATGGGCGTCTGCTTCGAGTGTCGCGCCACCATCGACGGCGTGCCCGAGGTGCTGGCATGCCTCACGCCCTGCCGCGACGGCCAGGAGGTGGTGACGGATGCGTGA
- a CDS encoding NAD(P)/FAD-dependent oxidoreductase, with protein MSAFDCVIVGGGIVGAALADALVGEGLSVALVEARSIGAGTTACGMGHLVAMDDNAAELALTAWSVALWRELADGLPRTVEYDACGTLWLAADDEELAAVSAKVANYRAAGVRTEVLDAAALYEAEPALAPGLVGALRVTDDAVLYPPVAALHFARRAQARGARLWCGRRVQALRPGEVVLEGGEVLAAGRIVLAAGVASPALCPGLPITPRKGHLLITRRGAPVVHHQLVELGYLKSAHGTDGASVAFNAQPRVTGQLLLGSSRQPGVGTREVEAEMLERMLKRAAVFLPGLDGLQALRVWTGLRPATPDGLPLLGPHPEKPWLWLACGHEGLGITTATGSARLVADQLVGRASAIDARPYAPARFLTAAPREVAHA; from the coding sequence ATGAGCGCCTTCGACTGCGTCATCGTCGGCGGAGGCATCGTCGGTGCGGCGCTGGCGGACGCGCTGGTGGGCGAGGGGCTGTCCGTCGCGCTGGTGGAGGCCCGCTCCATCGGCGCGGGCACCACGGCGTGCGGCATGGGCCACCTGGTGGCCATGGACGACAACGCGGCGGAGCTGGCGCTCACGGCCTGGTCGGTGGCGCTCTGGCGCGAGCTGGCGGACGGGCTGCCACGCACCGTGGAGTACGACGCGTGCGGGACGCTCTGGCTGGCCGCCGATGACGAGGAACTGGCCGCGGTCTCCGCCAAGGTCGCGAACTACCGCGCCGCCGGTGTGCGCACGGAGGTGCTGGACGCCGCCGCGCTCTACGAGGCCGAGCCCGCGCTCGCGCCGGGGCTCGTGGGCGCGCTGAGGGTGACGGATGACGCCGTGCTGTACCCGCCGGTCGCCGCGCTCCACTTCGCGCGGCGGGCACAGGCGCGGGGCGCGCGACTGTGGTGCGGCCGCCGGGTGCAGGCGCTGCGGCCGGGCGAGGTGGTGCTGGAGGGGGGCGAGGTCCTGGCGGCGGGCCGCATCGTGCTCGCGGCGGGCGTGGCCAGCCCCGCGCTGTGCCCGGGGCTGCCCATCACCCCGCGCAAGGGGCACCTGCTCATCACCCGCCGGGGCGCGCCGGTGGTGCACCACCAGCTCGTGGAGCTGGGCTACCTCAAGAGCGCGCATGGCACCGATGGCGCGTCGGTGGCCTTCAATGCGCAGCCGCGTGTCACGGGACAGCTCCTGCTCGGGTCCTCGCGGCAGCCGGGCGTGGGGACTCGAGAGGTGGAGGCAGAGATGCTGGAGCGCATGCTGAAGCGCGCCGCCGTGTTCCTGCCCGGGCTCGATGGATTGCAGGCCCTGCGCGTCTGGACGGGGCTGCGTCCGGCGACTCCGGACGGGCTGCCGCTGCTGGGGCCTCACCCGGAGAAGCCCTGGCTGTGGCTGGCCTGTGGCCACGAGGGGCTGGGCATCACCACCGCGACGGGCAGCGCGCGGCTGGTCGCGGACCAGCTGGTGGGCCGCGCGAGCGCCATCGACGCCCGGCCGTATGCGCCCGCGCGCTTCCTGACGGCGGCGCCTCGGGAGGTGGCCCATGCGTGA
- a CDS encoding proline racemase family protein, with amino-acid sequence MRRIRVIDSHTGGEPTRVVLEGGPELGRDDLVILRERFRERFDDFRKAIVCEPRGSDVMVGALLCPPTLPSCVTGVIFFNNVGYLGMCGHGTIGVVKTLEYLGRIGPGVHSLETPVGVVKATLHPDGKVSIANVPSHRLAHDVAVSVPGHGEVRGDIAWGGNWFFLSRAEHLPLELPHVPALTAYASAIKHALAAKGITGTGGAEIDHVELYAPSPTPGVDARNFVLCPGLAYDRSPCGTGTSAKLACLAAESALAEGATWVQESIIGSRFEARYTRYGDRILPVITGTASVNAEAMLVVDSSDPFAWGIG; translated from the coding sequence ATGCGACGCATTCGTGTCATCGACAGTCACACCGGCGGTGAGCCCACTCGCGTGGTCCTGGAGGGAGGGCCGGAGCTGGGACGGGACGACCTGGTCATCCTGCGTGAGCGCTTCCGGGAGCGCTTCGACGACTTCCGGAAGGCCATCGTCTGCGAGCCCCGCGGCTCGGACGTCATGGTGGGCGCGCTGCTGTGTCCTCCCACCCTCCCCTCCTGCGTCACCGGCGTCATCTTCTTCAACAACGTCGGGTACCTCGGCATGTGCGGCCACGGCACCATCGGCGTGGTGAAGACGCTGGAGTACCTGGGCCGCATCGGCCCTGGCGTCCACTCGCTGGAGACGCCCGTGGGCGTGGTCAAGGCCACCCTGCACCCGGATGGAAAGGTGAGCATCGCCAACGTGCCCAGCCACCGGCTGGCCCACGATGTGGCCGTCTCCGTTCCCGGACATGGTGAGGTTCGCGGGGACATCGCCTGGGGTGGCAACTGGTTCTTCCTCTCCCGAGCCGAGCATCTGCCGCTGGAGCTGCCGCACGTCCCCGCGCTCACCGCGTACGCGTCCGCCATCAAGCATGCGCTGGCGGCCAAGGGCATCACCGGCACGGGGGGAGCGGAAATCGACCACGTGGAGCTGTACGCGCCCTCACCCACACCGGGTGTGGACGCGCGCAACTTCGTGCTCTGTCCGGGGCTGGCCTATGACCGCTCGCCGTGCGGCACCGGGACGAGCGCCAAGCTCGCGTGCCTCGCCGCGGAGAGTGCCCTCGCCGAGGGCGCGACGTGGGTGCAGGAGAGCATCATCGGCAGTCGCTTCGAGGCGCGCTACACGCGCTATGGCGACCGGATCCTCCCCGTCATCACCGGCACGGCGTCGGTGAACGCGGAGGCCATGCTGGTGGTGGACTCGTCGGACCCCTTCGCCTGGGGCATCGGATGA
- a CDS encoding DUF808 domain-containing protein — translation MAGSSLFTLIDDIASLLDDVATMTKVATKKTAGVLGDDLALNAQQVSGVNADRELPVVWAVAKGSMVNKAILVPAALAISALIPWAITPLLMLGGAFLCYEGFEKLAHKFLHSHEEDASHHQELVKAVADPAVDLVAFEKEKIKGAVRTDFILSAEIIVISLGTVATATFGQRVAVLVGIALIMTVGVYGLVGGIVKLDDAGLHLSKKPSALARAFGRGLLATAPKLMKFLSIAGTVAMFMVGGGILTHGIPFLHHLSEGIAHGVAGVPGIGGVLAALLPSVVDAVTGVIAGALVLALVMAATKLFRAVRAKPA, via the coding sequence GTGGCCGGAAGCAGCCTCTTTACGCTGATTGACGACATCGCCAGCCTCCTGGACGACGTCGCGACCATGACCAAGGTCGCGACGAAGAAGACCGCGGGCGTGCTCGGTGACGACCTTGCGCTGAACGCCCAGCAGGTGTCCGGCGTCAACGCCGACCGCGAGCTGCCCGTCGTCTGGGCGGTCGCCAAGGGCTCGATGGTCAACAAGGCCATCCTGGTCCCCGCCGCCCTGGCCATCAGCGCGTTGATTCCCTGGGCCATCACCCCGCTGCTGATGCTGGGCGGCGCCTTCCTCTGCTACGAGGGCTTCGAGAAGCTGGCGCACAAGTTCCTGCACAGCCACGAAGAGGACGCGTCCCACCACCAGGAGCTCGTCAAGGCCGTAGCGGACCCCGCGGTGGACCTCGTCGCCTTCGAGAAGGAGAAGATCAAGGGCGCGGTGCGCACCGACTTCATCCTGTCGGCGGAGATCATCGTCATCTCGCTGGGCACGGTGGCCACGGCGACCTTCGGACAGCGGGTCGCCGTGCTGGTGGGCATCGCCCTCATCATGACCGTCGGCGTGTATGGCCTGGTCGGCGGCATCGTGAAGCTCGACGACGCGGGGCTCCACCTCAGCAAGAAGCCCAGCGCCCTGGCGCGCGCGTTCGGCCGGGGGCTGCTCGCCACCGCGCCCAAGCTGATGAAGTTCCTCTCCATCGCCGGCACGGTCGCCATGTTCATGGTCGGCGGCGGCATCCTCACCCACGGCATCCCGTTCCTGCACCACCTCAGCGAGGGCATCGCGCACGGGGTGGCGGGGGTGCCCGGCATCGGCGGCGTCCTCGCGGCCCTGCTGCCGTCCGTGGTGGACGCGGTGACGGGCGTCATCGCCGGGGCGCTCGTGCTGGCGCTGGTGATGGCGGCGACGAAGCTGTTCCGGGCGGTGCGCGCGAAGCCGGCGTAG
- a CDS encoding PQQ-dependent sugar dehydrogenase — MRTLLSTLAFAALLSNPGAAYGQGARKPAEQSGNLAPGRADGSQQTQPREGPNPTGAPIETAPPNVPEFKPAFPGQTRAPAVQSRTAIQVTEVASGFNKPWAIAFLPDQRMLVTEKPTGNLFIVTPQGAKSPAVAGLPPVDGRNQGGLLDVEVGPDYAKSGLIYWAYYEPREGGNGLAVARAKLVDGPKPRVEGLKVIFRMQPTLESTLHAGGRLVFAPDGKLFVTLGERSILPGRVQARDLKSHFGKVVRINPDGSVPRDNPFVGRKEAKPEIWSLGHRNILSAALDAQGRLWEVEMGPRGGDELNLVEKAKDYGWPTIGYGEEYSGAPIHKSTQGPGMEQPVYYWDPVISPSGMTIYTGALFPEWRDNVFIGGLSSQALVRLVLENDRVVGEERLLTDLDARIREVVQGPEGALYVLTDASDGKLLKLTPK, encoded by the coding sequence ATGCGCACGCTTTTGAGTACCCTCGCCTTCGCCGCCCTCCTCTCCAACCCGGGGGCGGCATATGGCCAGGGCGCCCGCAAGCCCGCTGAGCAGAGCGGCAACCTGGCTCCAGGCCGGGCGGACGGCAGCCAGCAGACGCAGCCCCGGGAGGGGCCCAACCCCACCGGCGCCCCCATCGAGACGGCGCCTCCCAACGTCCCCGAGTTCAAGCCGGCCTTCCCCGGTCAGACACGAGCGCCGGCCGTGCAGTCCCGCACCGCCATCCAGGTCACCGAGGTGGCGTCGGGCTTCAACAAGCCCTGGGCCATCGCGTTCCTGCCGGACCAGCGCATGCTGGTGACGGAGAAGCCCACCGGGAACCTCTTCATCGTCACGCCGCAGGGCGCGAAGTCTCCCGCCGTCGCGGGGCTGCCGCCCGTGGATGGGCGCAACCAGGGCGGCCTGCTCGACGTGGAGGTGGGCCCCGACTACGCGAAGAGCGGCCTCATCTACTGGGCGTATTACGAGCCGCGCGAGGGCGGCAACGGCCTGGCGGTGGCGCGCGCGAAGCTGGTGGACGGCCCGAAGCCGCGCGTCGAGGGCCTCAAGGTCATCTTCCGCATGCAGCCCACGCTGGAGTCCACGCTGCACGCGGGAGGCCGCCTCGTGTTCGCCCCGGACGGCAAGCTGTTCGTCACGCTAGGCGAGCGCTCCATCCTCCCCGGCCGCGTACAGGCGAGGGACCTGAAGAGCCACTTCGGGAAGGTGGTCCGCATCAACCCCGACGGCTCGGTGCCCAGGGACAACCCGTTCGTGGGCCGCAAGGAGGCGAAGCCGGAGATCTGGTCCCTGGGCCACCGCAACATCCTGTCCGCGGCGCTGGACGCCCAGGGCCGGCTCTGGGAGGTGGAGATGGGGCCGCGCGGCGGTGACGAGCTGAACCTGGTGGAGAAGGCCAAGGACTACGGCTGGCCCACCATCGGCTACGGCGAGGAGTACTCCGGCGCGCCCATCCACAAGAGCACGCAGGGGCCGGGCATGGAGCAGCCCGTGTACTACTGGGACCCGGTCATCTCCCCTTCCGGGATGACCATCTACACCGGGGCCCTCTTCCCCGAGTGGCGTGACAACGTCTTCATCGGCGGCCTGTCCAGCCAGGCCCTGGTGCGGCTGGTCCTCGAGAACGACCGGGTGGTCGGCGAGGAGCGGCTGCTCACCGACCTCGACGCGCGCATCCGCGAGGTCGTCCAGGGGCCCGAGGGCGCGCTCTACGTGCTCACCGACGCCTCCGACGGCAAGCTGCTCAAGCTCACCCCGAAGTGA
- a CDS encoding alpha/beta hydrolase — protein MRLSLLLARLLLFPSLVLGTVGQAQPAEPAAEPVPPHQTLTVKSAALKESRRINVYLPPGYDAAKSTRYPVLYMPDGGVKEDFPHVATTVDTAIRAGQLRPFIVVGIENTERRRDMTGPTQVATDREIAPRVGGSAAFRRFIGEELMPHIRRKYRVTKETAIIGESLAGLFIVETFFLQPKLFDTYIALSPSLWWNSEELVNKAGERLAAAKQLSNVLYLSSADEENIAPVAARLAETLREKAPAGLKWKYEPRPDLRHDNIYRSASPQVLRQLFNP, from the coding sequence ATGAGACTGTCGCTGCTGCTGGCCCGCCTGTTGCTCTTCCCCTCACTCGTCCTTGGAACGGTGGGCCAGGCCCAGCCGGCCGAGCCCGCAGCCGAGCCGGTGCCGCCGCACCAGACGCTCACCGTGAAGTCGGCGGCGCTCAAGGAGAGCCGGCGCATCAACGTCTACCTGCCGCCGGGCTATGACGCGGCGAAGTCCACCCGCTACCCGGTGCTGTACATGCCGGATGGTGGCGTGAAGGAGGACTTCCCACACGTTGCCACCACGGTCGACACCGCCATCCGGGCCGGCCAGCTGCGGCCCTTCATCGTGGTGGGCATCGAGAACACCGAGCGCCGCAGGGACATGACGGGCCCGACTCAGGTCGCCACGGACCGCGAGATTGCCCCGCGCGTCGGTGGCTCGGCCGCATTCCGGCGCTTCATCGGCGAGGAGCTGATGCCCCACATCCGGCGCAAGTATCGCGTGACGAAGGAGACCGCCATCATCGGCGAGTCGCTCGCCGGGCTGTTCATCGTGGAGACGTTCTTCCTCCAGCCGAAGCTGTTCGACACCTATATCGCCCTGAGCCCGAGCCTCTGGTGGAACAGCGAGGAGCTGGTGAACAAGGCCGGTGAGCGGCTCGCGGCGGCGAAGCAGCTGAGCAACGTGCTGTACCTGTCCTCCGCCGACGAGGAGAACATCGCGCCCGTTGCCGCGCGCCTGGCGGAGACGCTCCGGGAGAAGGCCCCCGCCGGCCTGAAGTGGAAGTACGAGCCCCGGCCGGACCTGCGCCACGACAACATCTACCGCTCCGCCTCGCCCCAGGTGCTGCGCCAGCTGTTCAATCCCTGA
- a CDS encoding ATP-binding cassette domain-containing protein: MIRIEGLTKSYGATQALRGVSFDVPRGQVVGFLGPNGAGKSTTMKILAGFVTPTSGRASVNGIDVSADPVASRRLIGYLPENNPLYEEMMVRDFLDFVAEVRGIPRDRRAERIRSAVDRCGLRAVLGKDIHQLSKGYRQRVGLAQAIVHDPDLLILDEPTTGLDPNQIVEIRGLIKELGQEKTVILSTHILSEVQSTCSRVLIINDGRLVADDAPERLGKGEGGTVTVVLASRTGGMLQSDAVRAMLERVPGVTGVELAEGEGSGTLGFRLRYGNEDIRRALFDAAVQHELCLLEVKRQHVSLEETFRKLTGGEGPRGPKPTQVPPLAA, translated from the coding sequence ATGATCCGGATCGAAGGTCTGACCAAGAGCTACGGGGCCACGCAGGCACTGCGTGGGGTCAGCTTCGACGTCCCTCGGGGGCAGGTGGTGGGATTCCTGGGCCCCAACGGGGCCGGCAAGTCCACCACGATGAAGATTCTCGCCGGCTTCGTGACGCCGACTTCCGGCCGGGCGAGCGTCAATGGCATCGACGTCAGCGCCGACCCGGTGGCCTCCCGGCGGCTGATTGGCTACCTGCCCGAGAACAACCCTCTCTACGAGGAGATGATGGTCAGGGACTTCCTGGACTTCGTCGCCGAGGTGAGAGGGATTCCCAGGGACAGGCGCGCGGAGCGGATTCGAAGCGCGGTGGACCGCTGTGGCCTGCGCGCGGTGCTGGGCAAGGACATCCACCAGCTCTCCAAGGGCTACCGGCAGCGTGTGGGATTGGCGCAGGCCATCGTGCACGACCCGGACCTGCTCATCCTGGACGAGCCGACCACGGGCCTGGACCCCAACCAGATTGTGGAGATCCGCGGCCTCATCAAGGAGCTGGGCCAGGAGAAGACCGTCATCCTCTCCACGCACATCCTGAGCGAGGTGCAGAGCACCTGCAGCCGGGTGCTCATCATCAACGACGGGCGCCTGGTCGCGGACGACGCGCCGGAGCGGCTGGGGAAGGGCGAGGGCGGGACGGTCACCGTCGTGCTCGCGTCGCGCACGGGCGGCATGCTCCAGTCGGACGCGGTCCGCGCGATGCTGGAGCGCGTGCCCGGTGTCACGGGCGTGGAACTGGCGGAGGGCGAGGGGAGCGGCACGCTGGGCTTCCGGCTGCGCTACGGCAACGAGGACATCCGCCGCGCGCTCTTCGACGCCGCCGTGCAGCACGAGCTGTGTCTGCTCGAGGTGAAGCGGCAGCACGTCAGCCTGGAAGAGACGTTCCGCAAGCTCACCGGGGGCGAGGGGCCGCGTGGCCCCAAGCCGACCCAGGTGCCGCCCCTGGCGGCGTGA